From a region of the Eretmochelys imbricata isolate rEreImb1 chromosome 6, rEreImb1.hap1, whole genome shotgun sequence genome:
- the LOC144266961 gene encoding olfactory receptor 5J3-like encodes MAPGNCTTVTGFIFRGITDNSKLQNIVFVFFFAVYFCTLVGNVGMILLIRVDSQLHSSMYFFLSHLSLLDVVYSSVIAPKAMVSSLVKSKDISFPGCVVQFFLFSFCANNELCLLAVMAYDRFMAICKPLLYNVIMSKTVCFQLVAGSYLCACVNATVHTCTVFSLSFGHSNVLDHFFCDIRPLQEISCSDFRINKLVHFTFAAIETIGTILIILISYIYIIFAILRIRSTAGRHKAFSTCASHLTAVSILYGTLIFTYLRPSSGSSVDWEKMVAVFYTLVIPMLNPLIYSLRNKEVKDALRRTIYQKIISHCM; translated from the coding sequence ATGGCTCCTGGGAACTGCACCACAGTGACTGGCTTCATTTTTCGAGGAATAACAGACAATTCAAAGCTGCAAAACATCGTCTTTGTGTTCTTCTTCGCCGTTTATTTCTGCACCCTGGTGGGGAACGTTGGGATGATTCTGCTGATTAGGGTTGACTCCCAACTCCACAGctccatgtactttttcctcagccATTTGTCACTCTTAGATGTAGTCTACTCCTCTGTGATTGCCCCCAAGGCGATGGTCAGTTCCCTGGTGAAGAGTAAAGACATTTCTTTCCCTGGGTGTGTGGTtcagtttttccttttctccttctgtGCAAACAATGAGCTTTGCCTCCTGGCTGTGATGGCCTATGATCGCTTCATGGCCATCTGCAAGCCATTGCTTTATAATGTCATCATGTCCAAGACAGTCTGCTTCCAGCTGGTAGCTGGCTCTTACCTGTGCGCCTGTGTCAATGCCACTGTGCATACATGTACTGTATTCAGTCTGTCCTTCGGCCACTCCAACGTCCTCGATCATTTCTTCTGCGATATTCGCCCACTCCAAGAAATCTCCTGCTCTGACTTTCGCATCAATAAGCTAGTGCATTTCACCTTTGCAGCCATAGAAACGATAGGCACCATTCTCATCATCCTCATCTCCTACATTTACATCATCTTTGCCATCCTGAGGATCCGCTCCACTGCAGGAAggcacaaagccttctccacctgcgccTCCCACCTGACTGCCGTTTCCATCTTATATGGGACCCTGATCTTTACATATTTAAGACCCTCATCTGGCAGCTCAGTGGACTGGGAGAAAATGGTGGCTGTGTTCTATACCCTTGTGATCCCCATGCTGAACCCcctgatctacagcctgaggaacaaggaggtgaagGACGCCCTGAGGAGGACAATATACCAGAAAATTATTTCTCACTGTATGTAA